A window of Maioricimonas rarisocia genomic DNA:
GCCGTTGAACGTACCTGCGGCACACCAGGCTCCGTCCGAAGAGAACGTCGGCCCGCCCCCGTCGAACGGCGGAAAGAGTTCTTCCTCGGGGCGATCCCTCCGATAGAACCGCACGGCGCCCGGAGATGATTCGGTGATATGCTGGCCGTCCGGACTGATCTCTCCGCAGGAGCGCGGATCAGAGAACGGCGACGGTGTGGGAAGAACGTCCCCCGTGAGCGGATTCAGCCAGATCGATCCGCATTGATAATCGACGTATGGGTCAGCCGTCAGCAGCGTCGCGTCGGGAGCCAGTCCGATCGAAGCGACTCGGAACGCCGTGCCGCCGTTGAGATCCGCGGTCGCCCAGCGATCAATCGTCTGCCCGGTCCGCGAGTCCCACATCCAGAGATCTCCGTCGAACGAGCCGGCGGCGATGCGGCGGGCGGGCCGGGCCACAGCGACGGCGACGGAGCGTTCTCCCTGTGGAAGCGGTCTGGGACGGTAGGCACCGTTGAGCCATTCGTGAAGGACCACGCGATCGCTGGCGGTCACCAGTCGTTCGCCGCTCTCGATGAACTCGAGCTCACATTCGGTCGTCGGTTGGGGCAGCTTGAGGGCGTGGGGAAGCTGGGCGGCACGGTCTGCGGCAGTCCAGCGGGTGACGCGTCCGTCCTGTCCTGTGGCGTAGATCAGTTCACTCTTCTTCGCCGGGATCGCACACCAGAGTGGAGCGTCGTGGCGAAGGATCTGGCTGGCGCGAAGCGTTTGCGGAATGTGCTGGATGTCGCGTGGCAGCGGCCAGATCCGGACGGAACCATCCCGACTGGAACTGACCAGCGTGCGACTGTCGGGGCGGAACATCACCAGCGAGACCTTGGTTCGGTGCCCCACGAGTGTCGCGGTCGGCGATGTGCCGTCGGCCTGTGTCTCCCAGACGTAGACGTTGCCGTCATCGCCAGCGCCGGCGACCAGCCGCCCGTCCGGTGCGAGCGATGCTCCCCAGAGAGGCACCGGATGATGAGCGGCAAAAATGGTCTCCCCCGTGCCGGCATCGGTGATGCAGATGCGGTTGTCGTCCGAGGCGGTGACGATCCTGCGGCCGTCGGCCGAGTACTCCAGCCAGTGGATGCGCCGGGAGTGGGGCGCCAGCGTTCTGTTTCGCTGCCAGGTGGACGTGTCGAAGATGTCGACGGCGTCGCGACCGCGCGTGGGATCGGGGTCGTCCAGAAGAGGTTGGCGAAGTGCGATCGCCAGCTCGGAACCGTCCGGTGAAAACATCACGGCAGAGACCGGTGAGCCGACGTCGAGGGACTGGACCAGCTCCCACGTTGACGCATCCCAGATCTTGGCGGTCCGGTCGTCGCTGCCGGTGACAAAACGCCCGCCGTCCGGAGAGAAGCTGATCCAGTTGACGTCGCTGGCGTGAGGCTGGAAGTGCCCGCGTGGTTCTCCGGTCCGGGCATCCCAGATCCGCACGCCGTCCTCTCCGGCAGAGACGAGGATCGATTCGTCGGGGGAGAGGCAGCAGGCGTAGGCGGGTCCCTCGTGCCAGCCGAACGGTTCGACGACCTGCTCGAGCTGATGCTGCAGCAGGTACCATTCGAATCCGCGCACGTCTTCCTCACCGGGAGCAGGCCGGCACTGATCGAGGAGTTCGCGGACGCGGGCGCAGTCGCAGAGTTCCCAGGCCTGCGCGGCGAGGTTGATGTGAGAAACGTAACGATGCAGCTGCATAACGCGCGCACCGGCGGCGGCACGCTGCTGTTCGTGCTGGCGCTGCTGCGTTTCTTCGAGCCGCAACAGCCGCTCTTCGCTGAGCTGCTGGCGTTCGTGCAGAACCAGCGCCGTGGCGACGGCCGTACCGATGATGCCGAACAGAAGCACGATGGCGACCGCGGCAACCAGTCGCCGGTGCCTGCGGGTCCATTTGCCGATCTGCTGCCAGACGGTCGCGGGCCGGGCCCGAATGGGACGATCGTCGAGGAACCGCTGCAGGTCGTCGGCGAACTCGGTGGCGTGCTGGTAGCGTCCTTCGGGGGAACGGTCGATGGCCTTGAGGATGATCGTTTCGAGTTCGCGGGGAATCTCGGGAGCGAGGCGGCGCGGTTTGGGGGGATCTTCCCGCAGAACGCGTTGCAGCAGCTCAACCCGTTCCTCGTGAGGATAAGCGGGCCGAAGCGTGAGCAGTTCGTAGAGTGTGATGCCGAGTGAGTAGATGTCGCTTCGATGGTCGACCCCCGTGCGGAGGCCGCTGGCCTGTTCGGGGCTCATGTACCGCAGTGTGCCGACGAGATCGCCGGTGCCGGTCATCCGCGGGTCGGCCTCGATCTGTGCCAGTCCGAAGTCGGTGACCCAGACTTTCCCCTGCGTGTCGAGCAGCAGGTTGGAGGGTTTGATGTCGCGGTGAACGACTCCGTGCTCGTGTGCGTAGGCGAGTGCATCGGCCACCTGACGGCCCATCTCAGCGACCCGCCGGAAGCGGCAGCGGTCGGGGCGTGCCGGTTCGGTCGGGGCCGCATTCATCCGCAGCGTTGAAGGAGCAGCCGGGCTGCCGGGTGAGTGCGATTCCTCTTTGCTGGTCGAGTTACTGTTCCAGTCGGCGAGGACGACGGCCAGATTGCGGCCTTCGATGAAACGCATGGCGTAGTGATGTACGCCCCGGTCACATCCCACGCCATAGACGTCGACGATGTGGGGGTGGTCGAGTTGTGCGGCGGCGAAGGCTTCGTTGCGGAAGCGTTTGAGTCCGGTTTCGTCGACGAGTCCGGCGAAGGGGAGCACCTTGAGGGCGACACGGCGCCGGAGTGAGAGCTGTTCGGCCTCGTAGACGACGCCCATTCCTCCGCGCCCGAGTTCGCGGACGATGCGGTAGTCACCGAACTCCCTGTGCGGCAACTGTTCCATGGTCTCCACCGACGGAGTCGAGCCCTGGTGCAGATCCTCGACGATTGCGAGGACCGGAAGAATCTGACGCAGCGTTCCCGCGACGTCCGGATGCTGTTGGAGGTACGCGGAAACCGACGGCTGTTCGCCGTTGCGGAGCCGCTGAGTGAACTCTTCGGCGATCGTGCCGACCAGCTCGTCCAGTTCGGTGGGCAGCGAGTCGGGCGACTCCATCACGACTCCATTCCCTCGAGTCCGACGGAGGGGAGATGTACGCGAAGTCGCCGCAGGGCGCGGCCGTACCGCTGCCGGGCGGCGTCTGCCCTGATGTTCAGAAGTTTGGCCGCTTCGGTACTGTTGAGGCCTTCCATGGCCAGCAGGAGGATGATCTCCCGGTCCATAGCGGCGAGCCGGCTGATGGCTTGGCGGATGATCTCAATCGTCTCGGCCTGGCCGGCCGCGTCGCTGGGAGAGGGAGTGCGGCCGGTGAGTCTGGCAGCGAGTCCCAGTGAGGACTCGGCCGGCAGAACCCATTCGCGGTGGAGTGTTCTTCGCTGGGCTCCCAGGTGGCGGCGGCGCGCCATGACGAGCCGGTCGAGGGCAATCTGCCGCAGCCACAATCGCAGCGGAAGCTGCGGGTTTCGGAGGTAGTCGTCCGCTCGTCGCAGGGCCTCCATCTGGGCATCCTGTACGATATCGGACGGGTCAACCCGGGGACGCAGTTCGCCGTCCATGCGCAGCCGCACCGTCTCCTTGAGGAAGTCGGCATTCTGCGTGATGAGCGCACGAATTTCCGCGGACGTGCCGGGTTGTGGATAATTGCCGGTTTCGGAATACGCGTTGCTGAGCATCGGCCCGCCTCCATCTTTCTCTCTGTTTTTACTGCAATCGGGACCGCAAATGTGACGGAAGAAGCGGCTGTTTGACCGGGAGTTCATGGAATTCTCCGAGAGGTGTGAGCGGCTGTACACCCGCTCGGCAGGAGAGACTCGCAATTTCGCCGCGAGACTGGTGAAATCGGGGGGCACTTCGCCCGAAATCAACACGACAGTGGAGTCTTCTCGATGCGCCATTTCGCTTCCTGCACGTGGCTGCTGATCGTCCTGAGTGTCACCACGCGG
This region includes:
- a CDS encoding sigma-70 family RNA polymerase sigma factor, with protein sequence MLSNAYSETGNYPQPGTSAEIRALITQNADFLKETVRLRMDGELRPRVDPSDIVQDAQMEALRRADDYLRNPQLPLRLWLRQIALDRLVMARRRHLGAQRRTLHREWVLPAESSLGLAARLTGRTPSPSDAAGQAETIEIIRQAISRLAAMDREIILLLAMEGLNSTEAAKLLNIRADAARQRYGRALRRLRVHLPSVGLEGMES
- a CDS encoding WD40 repeat domain-containing serine/threonine protein kinase, translating into MESPDSLPTELDELVGTIAEEFTQRLRNGEQPSVSAYLQQHPDVAGTLRQILPVLAIVEDLHQGSTPSVETMEQLPHREFGDYRIVRELGRGGMGVVYEAEQLSLRRRVALKVLPFAGLVDETGLKRFRNEAFAAAQLDHPHIVDVYGVGCDRGVHHYAMRFIEGRNLAVVLADWNSNSTSKEESHSPGSPAAPSTLRMNAAPTEPARPDRCRFRRVAEMGRQVADALAYAHEHGVVHRDIKPSNLLLDTQGKVWVTDFGLAQIEADPRMTGTGDLVGTLRYMSPEQASGLRTGVDHRSDIYSLGITLYELLTLRPAYPHEERVELLQRVLREDPPKPRRLAPEIPRELETIILKAIDRSPEGRYQHATEFADDLQRFLDDRPIRARPATVWQQIGKWTRRHRRLVAAVAIVLLFGIIGTAVATALVLHERQQLSEERLLRLEETQQRQHEQQRAAAGARVMQLHRYVSHINLAAQAWELCDCARVRELLDQCRPAPGEEDVRGFEWYLLQHQLEQVVEPFGWHEGPAYACCLSPDESILVSAGEDGVRIWDARTGEPRGHFQPHASDVNWISFSPDGGRFVTGSDDRTAKIWDASTWELVQSLDVGSPVSAVMFSPDGSELAIALRQPLLDDPDPTRGRDAVDIFDTSTWQRNRTLAPHSRRIHWLEYSADGRRIVTASDDNRICITDAGTGETIFAAHHPVPLWGASLAPDGRLVAGAGDDGNVYVWETQADGTSPTATLVGHRTKVSLVMFRPDSRTLVSSSRDGSVRIWPLPRDIQHIPQTLRASQILRHDAPLWCAIPAKKSELIYATGQDGRVTRWTAADRAAQLPHALKLPQPTTECELEFIESGERLVTASDRVVLHEWLNGAYRPRPLPQGERSVAVAVARPARRIAAGSFDGDLWMWDSRTGQTIDRWATADLNGGTAFRVASIGLAPDATLLTADPYVDYQCGSIWLNPLTGDVLPTPSPFSDPRSCGEISPDGQHITESSPGAVRFYRRDRPEEELFPPFDGGGPTFSSDGAWCAAGTFNGTVHVWNTTNWQLHRVFVANAGECNVALSSEGRTVAVASAAGLTLWHVETGRELFTLLRPPTEQIGRIRFAPDNRALAIETCSPPHARVLIWRIGPGAVQPRRLPHQPTAPD